In a single window of the Nisaea sediminum genome:
- a CDS encoding glycosyltransferase yields the protein MLGAAEAFRQAQAALADGRAEDAAELFRRVARTAKDDAAALIHLGQIEARSGRPDGAQKAWQRALLRQPANPTALALFADLEGAPGPSLKAARQYERLRTILPYHPGTAELLGWIYAETKQPGKSLRRYGEAARLDGLNPAAHARHAAALHGAGRLSESVRAFRREALLRPEAADAWFNLSVLEPALGDREEGLAHLARSLAVRPLNGPALARQAQLRRRLGKPGAETSTRKSQLVDPKAARGLVGSARTGDAAAAARWWCVSRRDLEPAMLYMRALLGAGRPERALEVLGEINADATPPDELLLLAAEAHRRCGSDGAALPKTQYQEWLGKRAALEETRAPVTAAASDTPLFSVLLPVYNPEPGHLRDAIASVLEQSFDDWELCLADDASTDADVIRVLKEAAAQEPRVKLVLRPENGHISAASNSALEIARGTFIGLLDHDDCLAPDALAEMARALAAHPELDLIYSDEDKIDDQGTRFSPHFKPAWDPDLSLVSNYICHLSVIRRSLAEEVGGFRLGLEGSQDHDLVQRVAERSAPERIGHVPRILYHWRATANSTAASVETKPYALAATGRVIRDALERRGSDARAELRGGRWRLVRPLPADARVSVVIPTKNRLGLLRTCIDGLLDQTDYPDLEIRIVDNGSDDGATLRYLDGLERRANVTVLKDAGAFNFSRLSNLGAAGATGAYICFLNNDIEPANPDWLREMVAESARPEIGLVGAKLLYPDRSVQHAGIALAGAHVARHTNLKIAENDGGYWGRATQAQNLSAVTGACMVMRREIFEKIGGFDEALAVDFGDIDLCLRVRRAGYRVLWTPHAVLVHHESASRGTVITPEKAALYDKERAFMVERWGALLEDDPAYNPNLSITPERPAFALPEEPRAIKTGVRLGTI from the coding sequence ACAGCGCTCGCCCTCTTTGCCGATCTCGAGGGTGCCCCCGGCCCGTCCCTCAAGGCGGCGCGGCAGTACGAGCGGCTACGCACTATCCTGCCCTATCACCCAGGAACGGCCGAACTGCTCGGCTGGATCTATGCCGAGACGAAGCAACCGGGCAAAAGCCTCCGGCGCTATGGCGAGGCAGCCCGTCTCGATGGCCTGAACCCGGCGGCCCACGCGCGCCACGCGGCGGCGCTGCACGGTGCCGGCCGGCTCTCCGAGTCCGTTCGTGCCTTCCGTCGCGAGGCGCTGCTGCGGCCGGAAGCCGCGGATGCATGGTTCAATCTCTCCGTACTCGAGCCGGCGCTTGGTGACCGCGAGGAAGGTCTTGCCCATCTCGCCCGCAGCCTCGCGGTCCGCCCGCTGAACGGGCCCGCGCTAGCCCGCCAGGCGCAGCTCCGCCGACGCCTCGGCAAACCGGGTGCGGAGACCAGCACGCGGAAATCGCAGCTCGTCGATCCGAAAGCGGCGCGCGGGCTCGTCGGCTCCGCGCGAACCGGTGATGCGGCCGCGGCCGCCCGCTGGTGGTGCGTCAGCCGCCGGGATCTCGAACCGGCGATGCTCTACATGCGGGCGCTGCTCGGCGCGGGTCGGCCGGAGCGGGCGCTGGAGGTGCTGGGCGAAATCAATGCCGACGCGACGCCGCCCGACGAACTGCTCCTGCTCGCAGCCGAGGCACATCGACGCTGTGGTTCAGACGGCGCCGCGCTGCCGAAAACGCAGTATCAGGAATGGCTAGGAAAACGCGCCGCGCTCGAAGAGACGCGCGCGCCGGTGACCGCAGCCGCCAGCGACACCCCGCTCTTTTCCGTGCTGCTGCCAGTCTACAATCCAGAACCCGGTCATCTGCGCGATGCCATCGCCTCCGTTCTGGAGCAGAGCTTCGATGACTGGGAGCTCTGCCTTGCCGACGACGCCTCGACGGATGCGGACGTCATCCGGGTCCTGAAGGAGGCTGCCGCGCAGGAGCCCCGCGTGAAACTGGTCTTGCGACCGGAGAACGGACATATCTCGGCCGCGTCGAATTCGGCGCTCGAAATCGCGCGCGGAACCTTTATCGGCCTCCTGGACCATGACGATTGTCTGGCGCCGGATGCGTTGGCTGAAATGGCACGGGCGCTGGCGGCGCATCCCGAGCTCGATCTCATCTATTCGGACGAGGACAAGATCGACGATCAGGGCACCCGCTTCTCGCCCCATTTCAAGCCGGCCTGGGACCCGGACCTGTCCCTCGTCTCCAATTACATCTGCCATCTCAGTGTGATCCGCCGGTCATTGGCGGAAGAGGTCGGCGGCTTCCGCCTCGGCCTCGAAGGCAGCCAGGACCACGATCTCGTGCAGCGCGTGGCGGAACGGAGCGCACCGGAGCGGATCGGGCATGTCCCGCGCATCCTCTATCACTGGCGGGCGACGGCGAATTCCACCGCCGCCTCGGTCGAAACCAAGCCCTACGCGCTGGCCGCCACCGGCCGGGTCATCCGCGATGCGCTGGAACGGCGCGGTTCGGACGCGCGCGCCGAGCTCAGAGGCGGCCGCTGGCGCCTCGTCCGTCCCCTGCCCGCCGATGCGCGCGTTTCCGTCGTCATCCCGACGAAGAACCGGCTCGGCCTGCTGCGTACCTGCATCGACGGGCTGCTCGACCAGACCGACTATCCGGATCTGGAGATCCGCATCGTCGACAATGGCAGCGACGACGGCGCCACCCTGCGCTATCTCGACGGGCTGGAACGCCGGGCCAACGTCACCGTGCTGAAGGATGCGGGTGCGTTCAACTTCTCCCGCCTCAGCAATCTCGGCGCGGCCGGAGCGACGGGCGCCTATATCTGTTTTCTCAACAACGACATCGAGCCTGCCAACCCGGACTGGCTGAGGGAAATGGTCGCGGAGTCGGCACGCCCGGAGATCGGCCTTGTCGGTGCCAAGCTGCTCTATCCCGACCGGAGCGTTCAACATGCGGGGATCGCTCTCGCAGGCGCCCATGTCGCACGGCATACCAACCTGAAGATCGCGGAGAATGACGGCGGCTACTGGGGCCGTGCCACGCAGGCACAGAACCTCTCCGCGGTCACCGGCGCCTGCATGGTCATGCGCCGTGAGATCTTTGAGAAGATTGGCGGATTTGACGAGGCACTGGCGGTCGATTTCGGCGATATCGACCTCTGCCTGCGCGTCCGCCGGGCCGGATACCGGGTGCTCTGGACTCCGCATGCGGTGCTGGTGCACCACGAGTCCGCCTCGAGGGGAACCGTGATCACGCCGGAGAAGGCCGCGCTCTACGACAAGGAACGCGCCTTCATGGTCGAGCGCTGGGGCGCCCTGCTGGAAGACGATCCGGCCTACAACCCCAATCTTTCCATCACACCGGAACGGCCAGCCTTTGCGCTTCCGGAAGAACCGCGCGCGATCAAGACCGGCGTGCGCCTCGGGACTATCTGA